CGCTTGTGGGGATGACTCACGACAACTCCATCGGACCGGGTCCGCTTGGCGGCAGGGAAAACGCGGGGTGGGCAGAGGCCAGCGTGCGGCGCAGGGCCAACAGGGCCGGGTGCGGCGCCCAGGACCGATCGCCCAGCCGGCCGACCTGAAGGATACCGCGCACCGCGTTGACAAGGACCAGGGCGTCGGCGGTTTCGACATCTTCAACGGCGAGCCGGCGTTGCTGGACCGGAATCTGTTCCAGCAACCATGCGCGCATGGTGCCTTCCACGCCGCAGCGATCGACCAGCGGGGTGCTCCATCGGTCGCCGTGCAGCACGAGGACGTTGGCTGCGGTGGCGCAGACGACATCACCGTCCGTGCTGCGCATCAGGCCTTCTCTGGCCGCGCCGTCGCCCCCGGCTTCACCAGACCCCACCTCGGCGCGGGCGAGGACCTGCTCCAGCCGGTTGCAGTGCTTGATGCCGGCCAGCGCGGGCTGCAACGACAGACGGGTCCGGCACCACCTCACCGTTACAGGCGTGGTCGTCGGCGGGGGCAAGGGGTGTCGCGACAGGATCCAGACCGGCTCGGCATGCGGCGGAGGCATATATCCGCGCCCGCCACTGCCGCGTGTCAGCAGCAGCTTCACCACGCCATCGCCGCCGGACAGCAACTGCTCGGCCTCCGACCTTGCGAGTGCTTCCGGCGGCAAGGGCAGCTGCAGTCGCCCAGCGCCGCGCTGCAGCCGTTGCCAGTGACGCTCCCACCAGGGCAGCACGCCGCCCGCGCCGCGCATCGTCTCGAAGAGGCCATCGCCGTAGGCCAGCCCGCGGTTGTCGGTGGACACGTGCTGGATACGCGTTGC
The genomic region above belongs to Lysobacter avium and contains:
- the pabC gene encoding aminodeoxychorismate lyase — encoded protein: MAASETLIDAESAAARIFRGATRIQHVSTDNRGLAYGDGLFETMRGAGGVLPWWERHWQRLQRGAGRLQLPLPPEALARSEAEQLLSGGDGVVKLLLTRGSGGRGYMPPPHAEPVWILSRHPLPPPTTTPVTVRWCRTRLSLQPALAGIKHCNRLEQVLARAEVGSGEAGGDGAAREGLMRSTDGDVVCATAANVLVLHGDRWSTPLVDRCGVEGTMRAWLLEQIPVQQRRLAVEDVETADALVLVNAVRGILQVGRLGDRSWAPHPALLALRRTLASAHPAFSLPPSGPGPMELS